The Sphingopyxis fribergensis genome contains a region encoding:
- the panB gene encoding 3-methyl-2-oxobutanoate hydroxymethyltransferase, whose product MSTTSKTLTFDTSTSRANPTPQPMKRLTVPRIRQRKGGEPLVMLTAYTVRMAQLLDPHCDMLLVGDSLAQVIYGLPHTVGVTMEMMALHGAAVVRGSYHAAVIVDMPFGSYEGSPQQAFDNAARLLKETGAAAVKVEGGKVLAPTIEFLTQRGIPVMGHVGLTPQAVNILGGYGVRGKSEEEARSIVEDAVAVAQAGAFSIVIEGVLESIAIEITNKVDCPTIGIGASAQCDGQVLVTDDMLGMFDRVPKFVKRYQDMAGVVSGAVKDYADEVRSRSFPTEDQTYAG is encoded by the coding sequence ATGTCCACGACCTCCAAAACGCTCACCTTCGACACCTCGACCAGCCGCGCCAATCCGACGCCGCAGCCGATGAAACGTCTGACGGTGCCGCGTATCCGCCAGCGCAAGGGCGGCGAACCGCTCGTGATGCTCACCGCCTACACCGTCCGCATGGCGCAACTGCTCGACCCGCATTGCGACATGCTGCTCGTCGGCGATTCGCTGGCGCAGGTGATCTACGGGCTGCCGCACACCGTCGGCGTGACGATGGAGATGATGGCGCTGCACGGCGCCGCGGTCGTGCGCGGCAGCTATCACGCCGCGGTGATCGTCGACATGCCGTTCGGCAGCTATGAGGGCAGCCCGCAGCAGGCGTTCGACAATGCGGCACGGCTGCTCAAGGAAACCGGCGCCGCTGCGGTGAAGGTCGAGGGCGGCAAGGTGCTCGCTCCGACGATCGAATTCCTCACCCAGCGCGGCATTCCGGTGATGGGGCATGTCGGGCTGACGCCGCAGGCGGTCAACATCCTTGGCGGCTATGGCGTGCGCGGCAAGAGCGAGGAAGAAGCACGCTCGATCGTCGAAGATGCCGTCGCGGTCGCCCAGGCCGGGGCTTTCTCGATCGTGATCGAGGGCGTGCTCGAATCGATCGCGATCGAAATCACGAACAAGGTCGATTGCCCGACGATCGGGATCGGCGCGTCGGCCCAGTGCGACGGCCAGGTACTCGTCACCGACGACATGCTCGGCATGTTCGACCGTGTCCCGAAATTCGTCAAACGCTATCAGGATATGGCGGGCGTCGTCAGCGGGGCGGTCAAGGACTATGCCGACGAAGTCAGGTCTCGTTCATTCCCGACCGAGGATCAGACCTACGCAGGTTGA
- a CDS encoding tetratricopeptide repeat protein: MALSPTNDAALLQEVDEAVRKDRLDTIMQRYGRWIIGGVLAALLAFGGYLFWNHRQDAARGEQAEELIAAFEKLSTNQPRAATTDLQKLAAEGNPAYRAVAQMQEANIKAQSGDLKGAAALMAKVAADTKLDQALRDLALIRQTAFEYDTLKPEVVIARMKPLVDAKDPASSWFASAAELSATAYYQLGQFDQAGALYGRIAKLPDVTKSLQSRSVQMAGMLGVDAVADRATESAAKDQKGSAAPKAAAAAKTEEAN; the protein is encoded by the coding sequence TTGGCCCTGAGCCCGACGAATGATGCCGCGCTGTTGCAAGAAGTCGACGAAGCCGTCCGCAAGGACCGGCTCGATACGATCATGCAACGCTATGGCCGCTGGATCATCGGCGGCGTCCTCGCCGCCTTGCTGGCGTTCGGCGGCTATCTGTTCTGGAACCACCGGCAGGATGCCGCGCGCGGCGAGCAGGCCGAGGAATTGATTGCGGCATTCGAAAAGCTGAGCACCAACCAGCCCCGCGCCGCGACGACCGACCTGCAAAAGCTCGCGGCCGAAGGCAATCCCGCCTATCGCGCCGTCGCGCAGATGCAGGAAGCGAACATCAAGGCGCAGTCGGGCGACCTGAAGGGCGCCGCCGCCCTGATGGCGAAGGTCGCCGCCGATACCAAGCTCGACCAGGCGCTCCGCGACCTGGCGCTGATCCGCCAGACGGCGTTCGAATATGACACGCTGAAGCCCGAAGTGGTGATTGCGCGGATGAAGCCGCTGGTCGATGCGAAGGATCCGGCGTCGAGCTGGTTCGCGAGCGCCGCCGAGCTCTCCGCGACCGCCTATTATCAGCTGGGCCAGTTCGACCAGGCCGGCGCCTTGTACGGCCGCATCGCCAAATTGCCCGACGTCACCAAGTCGCTGCAATCGCGTTCGGTGCAGATGGCGGGCATGCTCGGCGTTGACGCGGTTGCCGATCGGGCGACCGAAAGCGCCGCGAAAGACCAAAAAGGTAGTGCCGCGCCGAAGGCAGCGGCAGCCGCAAAGACTGAGGAAGCCAATTAA
- a CDS encoding outer membrane protein assembly factor BamB family protein, producing the protein MRNARFGIYAALIALPLAGCGVFKGDGGPKTPTVGDRVSILSNDNSVKVDPATASIAVVLPEPAVNAAWAQSGGNASKSMGHPALAATRTKLWEANIAGSTNKQRIAASPVIADNRLFVVDTDAVVTAFAADTGAKLWSASIGSTGKDFKASLFGGGAGVDGNVVYATSGVGDVAALNVADGSVIWKVKPAGPLRGAPTIAFGGVYVISQDNQIFALNAADGAVQWQATASAEAGSVFGAASPAAGQGTIVAGFSSGEVQAYRYENGRDLWEDALARTSMALSVSTLTDVDADPVVDRGRVFALGQGGRMASYELVTGQRSWEISIAGISTPYVVGEWVYAMTDDGKLLCVARGSGKVRWLQQLARFRVETEKKKKDPIRWSGPILAGGRLISVNSEGVLSEFSPTDGSLLASTEFKSPLSQTPVVANNILYVLADDGQITAWR; encoded by the coding sequence ATGCGGAATGCGCGTTTCGGAATTTATGCGGCGCTGATCGCGCTGCCGCTCGCGGGCTGTGGTGTGTTCAAGGGCGACGGTGGGCCGAAGACGCCGACCGTTGGCGACCGCGTGTCGATTCTGTCGAACGACAACAGCGTCAAGGTCGATCCGGCCACCGCGTCGATCGCGGTCGTGCTGCCCGAACCGGCAGTCAACGCGGCGTGGGCGCAGTCGGGAGGCAATGCATCGAAATCGATGGGCCATCCGGCACTCGCAGCAACGCGCACCAAGCTGTGGGAAGCCAATATCGCGGGCAGCACCAACAAGCAACGCATCGCGGCATCGCCGGTCATCGCCGACAACCGCCTGTTCGTCGTCGATACCGATGCCGTGGTCACCGCCTTCGCCGCCGATACGGGTGCAAAGCTGTGGAGCGCGTCCATCGGCAGCACGGGCAAGGATTTCAAGGCGTCGCTGTTCGGCGGCGGTGCCGGGGTCGACGGCAATGTCGTCTATGCAACGAGCGGCGTCGGCGACGTCGCGGCGCTCAATGTCGCCGACGGATCGGTAATCTGGAAGGTGAAGCCGGCAGGCCCACTCCGCGGCGCGCCGACGATCGCGTTCGGCGGCGTCTATGTGATCAGCCAGGACAACCAGATTTTCGCCCTCAACGCCGCCGATGGCGCGGTGCAGTGGCAGGCGACGGCGTCGGCAGAGGCCGGCAGCGTGTTCGGCGCCGCATCGCCCGCGGCGGGGCAGGGGACGATCGTCGCCGGCTTCTCGTCGGGCGAGGTCCAGGCCTATCGTTACGAGAATGGCCGCGACCTTTGGGAAGACGCGCTCGCACGCACTTCGATGGCGTTGTCGGTCTCGACGCTGACCGACGTCGACGCCGATCCGGTGGTCGACCGCGGCCGCGTTTTCGCGCTCGGCCAGGGCGGCCGCATGGCGAGCTATGAGCTCGTCACGGGCCAGCGCAGCTGGGAAATCTCGATCGCCGGCATCTCGACGCCCTATGTGGTGGGCGAGTGGGTCTATGCGATGACCGACGACGGCAAGCTGCTGTGCGTCGCGCGCGGGTCGGGCAAGGTTCGCTGGCTCCAGCAGCTCGCACGCTTCCGCGTCGAAACCGAAAAGAAAAAGAAGGATCCGATTCGCTGGAGTGGACCGATCCTAGCGGGCGGTCGGTTGATTTCCGTCAACAGCGAAGGCGTATTGTCGGAATTCTCGCCGACCGACGGATCGCTTTTGGCTTCGACGGAATTCAAATCGCCGCTGTCGCAGACCCCGGTGGTCGCGAACAATATTTTGTATGTCCTCGCGGACGACGGGCAGATCACGGCCTGGCGCTAA
- the der gene encoding ribosome biogenesis GTPase Der has translation MSRLATIAIVGRPNVGKSTLFNRLVGKRLALVDDQPGVTRDRREGDGHLLGLDFRIVDTAGFEDYDAATLPGRMRVQTEKAVREADAALFMIDGRAGVTPLDEEIARWLRSEDTPIILVVNKAEGKQGENGLMESYSLGFDNPIALSAEHGEGIVDLFDALRPIVDGFDAAAFEAVPPRGSLGEDGGDEEDEDAPLGPLKLAIVGRPNAGKSTLINRMIGEDRLITGPEAGITRDSIRVDWQWEKDGEVHEIQLFDTAGMRKRAKVVEKLEKLSVADALHAVDFAEVVVLLLDATKGLESQDLHIADRVLQEGRALIVALNKWDVAEDPSSLFNGVRGALEDGLSQVKGVPVLSISGATGKGIDTLVRVAFEQRAIWTNRVSTAKLNRWFENAVENNPPPAPGGKRIKLRYITQARTRPPTFVVFGTRTDSLPGSYTRYLVNGMRKELGFQGVPVRLNFRNSRNPYDE, from the coding sequence ATGTCGCGACTCGCGACGATTGCCATTGTCGGCCGACCCAATGTGGGCAAATCGACGCTATTCAACCGGCTGGTCGGCAAGCGCCTCGCGCTCGTCGATGACCAGCCCGGCGTGACGCGCGACCGGCGCGAAGGCGACGGCCATCTCCTCGGGCTCGATTTCCGCATCGTCGATACTGCGGGATTCGAGGATTATGACGCGGCGACGCTGCCGGGGCGAATGCGCGTGCAGACCGAAAAGGCGGTGCGCGAGGCCGACGCGGCTTTGTTCATGATCGATGGCCGTGCCGGCGTGACACCGCTCGACGAGGAAATCGCGCGCTGGCTGCGCAGCGAAGACACGCCGATCATCCTAGTCGTCAACAAGGCCGAAGGGAAACAGGGCGAAAACGGCCTGATGGAGAGCTATTCGCTCGGCTTCGACAATCCGATCGCGCTCAGCGCCGAGCATGGCGAGGGCATCGTCGACCTGTTCGACGCGCTGCGCCCGATCGTCGACGGCTTCGATGCCGCAGCGTTCGAAGCGGTGCCGCCGCGCGGCAGCCTCGGGGAAGATGGGGGCGACGAAGAGGATGAAGACGCGCCGCTCGGCCCGCTGAAGCTCGCGATCGTCGGCCGCCCCAATGCGGGCAAGTCGACGCTGATCAACCGAATGATCGGCGAAGACCGGCTGATCACCGGGCCCGAAGCCGGCATCACGCGTGATTCGATCCGCGTCGACTGGCAATGGGAGAAGGACGGCGAGGTCCATGAGATCCAGCTGTTCGACACCGCGGGCATGCGCAAGCGCGCCAAGGTGGTCGAAAAGCTGGAAAAACTCTCGGTCGCCGATGCGCTTCACGCGGTCGATTTCGCCGAGGTTGTCGTGCTGCTGCTCGACGCCACCAAGGGCTTGGAGTCGCAGGATCTGCACATCGCCGACCGGGTGTTGCAGGAAGGCCGCGCGCTGATCGTCGCGCTCAACAAATGGGACGTTGCCGAAGATCCCTCGTCGCTGTTCAACGGCGTCCGCGGCGCGCTCGAAGACGGGCTCAGCCAGGTCAAGGGCGTCCCGGTGCTCAGCATTTCGGGCGCGACCGGCAAGGGCATCGACACGCTGGTGCGCGTCGCGTTCGAACAGCGCGCGATCTGGACCAACCGCGTCTCCACCGCAAAGCTCAACCGCTGGTTCGAAAACGCCGTCGAAAACAATCCGCCGCCGGCACCGGGCGGCAAGCGGATCAAGCTGCGCTATATCACGCAGGCGCGGACGCGGCCGCCGACCTTCGTCGTTTTCGGCACCCGCACCGACAGCCTGCCTGGGAGCTACACGCGCTATCTGGTCAACGGCATGCGCAAGGAATTGGGGTTTCAAGGCGTGCCGGTGCGCCTCAATTTCCGCAATTCGCGCAATCCCTATGACGAATGA
- a CDS encoding sulfurtransferase TusA family protein, with amino-acid sequence MTNEASTLVVDARGMRCPWPALRLARAMREAADVLLIADDPQAGREVTAMAGEHGWSVETDSASAADEGRWRVRR; translated from the coding sequence ATGACGAATGAAGCGTCGACGCTGGTCGTCGATGCCCGCGGCATGCGTTGTCCCTGGCCCGCGCTGCGGCTCGCGCGCGCGATGCGCGAGGCGGCCGATGTGCTGCTGATCGCCGACGATCCGCAAGCCGGGCGCGAGGTGACGGCCATGGCGGGCGAACATGGCTGGTCGGTTGAAACCGACTCTGCCTCCGCCGCCGACGAGGGTCGCTGGCGCGTCCGCCGCTGA
- a CDS encoding Hpt domain-containing protein, whose protein sequence is MDEILVDWDEFRATRTQLGAAFVRILGYFREDGTKSVAAIEEAMRARDARGLVMPAHTLKSEARQFGGEKLGALAEDIEVFARHCVESQISPEEYLPRVVTLRPLFEETLAALEREANPLVQRRPAGFDRAVGY, encoded by the coding sequence TTGGACGAAATCTTGGTCGATTGGGATGAATTTCGCGCGACGCGCACCCAGCTGGGCGCGGCGTTCGTACGGATTCTCGGCTATTTTCGCGAAGACGGCACCAAGTCGGTGGCCGCGATCGAAGAGGCGATGCGCGCCCGCGACGCCCGCGGTCTCGTCATGCCCGCGCACACGCTGAAGAGCGAAGCGCGTCAGTTCGGCGGCGAAAAGCTCGGCGCACTCGCCGAGGATATCGAGGTGTTTGCGCGTCACTGCGTCGAAAGCCAGATCAGCCCCGAAGAATATCTGCCGCGCGTCGTCACCCTGCGCCCGCTGTTCGAAGAGACGCTCGCCGCGCTCGAGCGCGAAGCCAACCCGCTCGTCCAACGCCGTCCTGCGGGGTTCGACCGCGCCGTCGGTTATTGA
- a CDS encoding DUF418 domain-containing protein, with amino-acid sequence MREDRQVPNERLVTLDALRGFAVMGILAMNIVAFAMPEMAYVSPKAYGGETAADLAAWALGFILFDGKMRGLFSILFGASMLLIIDRAEASGQDPGSVHYRRMAWLAIFGLCHYFFIWWGDILFLYAAVGCIAFRFRAWETRRLIKWAIGLFTLGVVVTSLFFGAQLAVGNAADNPASPMAEAGREVRAEYARIDGEVSEELALYRGPYLPILGSRLDTAINPFIGVLMTILETLPLMMLGMALFRNGFLTGAWSAADYRQTALRWLPPGVLLTLLVGWIQWRASFDYLVAVNAFMGWAGPGRLMMTIAYAALLMVLIKAAAGASWLARVAATGRMAFSNYLGTSIVMTTIFYGYGLGLFGDVDRWTLYLFCIGMWAIMLLWSKPWLDRFRYGPLEWLWRSLARGRLQMMRQ; translated from the coding sequence GTGCGCGAAGATCGACAAGTTCCGAACGAACGCCTCGTCACCCTCGACGCGCTGCGCGGCTTCGCAGTGATGGGCATACTGGCGATGAACATCGTCGCTTTTGCGATGCCCGAAATGGCCTATGTCTCACCCAAGGCCTATGGCGGCGAGACCGCCGCCGACCTCGCCGCCTGGGCGCTCGGCTTCATCCTGTTCGACGGCAAGATGCGCGGGCTGTTCTCGATCCTGTTCGGGGCGAGCATGCTCCTCATCATCGACCGGGCAGAGGCGTCGGGACAAGATCCGGGCTCGGTACATTATCGCCGTATGGCGTGGCTCGCGATCTTCGGGCTCTGCCATTATTTCTTCATCTGGTGGGGCGACATATTGTTCCTCTATGCCGCCGTCGGCTGCATCGCCTTCCGCTTCCGCGCGTGGGAAACGCGTCGGCTGATCAAATGGGCGATCGGCCTCTTCACACTCGGCGTGGTCGTGACCTCGCTGTTCTTCGGCGCGCAGCTTGCGGTGGGGAATGCGGCCGACAACCCCGCATCGCCGATGGCCGAGGCCGGGCGCGAGGTCCGCGCCGAATATGCCAGGATCGACGGCGAAGTGAGCGAGGAGCTCGCACTCTATCGCGGCCCCTATCTTCCGATCCTCGGCTCGCGGCTCGATACCGCAATCAATCCGTTCATCGGCGTGCTGATGACGATATTGGAGACACTGCCGCTGATGATGCTCGGCATGGCGCTGTTCCGGAACGGCTTCCTGACGGGCGCATGGTCGGCCGCCGACTATCGGCAGACGGCGCTGCGATGGCTGCCCCCCGGCGTGCTGTTGACGCTGCTCGTCGGCTGGATTCAGTGGCGGGCGAGCTTCGACTATCTCGTCGCGGTCAATGCCTTCATGGGGTGGGCGGGCCCCGGGCGGCTGATGATGACGATCGCCTATGCGGCCTTGCTCATGGTGTTGATCAAGGCGGCGGCGGGCGCGTCTTGGCTCGCACGCGTCGCGGCGACGGGCCGGATGGCCTTCTCCAACTATCTCGGCACCAGCATCGTGATGACGACGATCTTCTATGGCTATGGGTTGGGACTGTTCGGCGATGTCGACCGCTGGACGCTCTATCTTTTCTGCATCGGCATGTGGGCGATCATGCTGCTCTGGTCCAAGCCGTGGCTCGACCGCTTTCGCTATGGCCCGCTCGAATGGTTATGGCGCAGCCTGGCGCGCGGCCGACTGCAAATGATGCGTCAATAA
- a CDS encoding Coq4 family protein — protein MIPTIFSHPDRQPQKFRPFKAFQHFRKLIADKEDTEQVFHIFENLPRKGFMDDARAFVTSDFGRKLMEREPYLPDLLDDHSWIDALPEGTVGHAYVTFMRREGLSAAGLVAEADKMGRPKFDDQVQWYSNRLRDTHDLFHILTGYGRDALGEQCVLGFTYGQTGNYGNFFIAYAGGYEVKRGVKADAPVFGAIRQGQRHGKASKAIIEQDIRSLLAEPLEAARARLGIGKPTLYEEAHRAYRNRGIDPYNFLAAKAALA, from the coding sequence ATGATCCCCACCATCTTCTCCCACCCCGACCGCCAGCCGCAGAAGTTCCGCCCGTTCAAGGCGTTCCAGCACTTCCGCAAGCTGATCGCGGACAAGGAAGACACCGAACAGGTGTTCCACATCTTCGAGAATTTGCCGCGCAAGGGGTTCATGGACGATGCGCGCGCCTTTGTGACAAGCGATTTCGGCCGGAAGCTGATGGAACGCGAACCCTATCTGCCCGACCTGCTCGACGACCATAGCTGGATCGACGCACTGCCCGAAGGCACCGTCGGCCACGCCTATGTCACCTTCATGCGCCGCGAAGGCCTGTCGGCTGCGGGCCTTGTTGCCGAAGCCGACAAGATGGGCCGTCCGAAGTTCGACGACCAGGTGCAATGGTATTCGAACCGCCTTCGCGACACGCACGACCTGTTCCACATCCTCACCGGCTATGGCCGCGACGCGCTCGGCGAACAGTGCGTGCTCGGCTTCACCTATGGCCAGACGGGCAATTACGGCAATTTCTTCATCGCCTATGCCGGCGGCTATGAAGTGAAGCGCGGCGTGAAGGCCGACGCCCCGGTGTTCGGCGCGATCCGTCAGGGTCAGCGCCACGGCAAGGCGTCGAAGGCGATCATCGAACAGGACATCCGCTCGCTGCTCGCCGAACCGCTCGAAGCCGCGCGTGCGCGGCTGGGGATCGGCAAGCCGACGCTCTATGAAGAAGCGCACCGCGCCTACCGCAACCGCGGGATCGATCCTTATAATTTCCTTGCGGCCAAGGCTGCGCTGGCCTGA
- a CDS encoding DUF72 domain-containing protein, whose protein sequence is MSIYVGVGGWTFEPWRGPFYPAGLAHKRELEYAGQHLTGIEINGTYYGSQKPETFANWAASVPDGFKFSVKASRFTTNRKVLADGAGSIEKFLTQGLTRLGDRLGPIHWQFMATKKFDRDDFAGFLDLLPETQDGLKLRHAIEVRDESFRDPAFVDMVRERNMAIVYADSDEFPCIDEQTADFTYARLQRSQEDVETGYDAEALDHWAKRAKAWAEGDRDVYLFFISGAKVRNPAAAQALIAKLAE, encoded by the coding sequence ATGAGCATCTATGTCGGAGTCGGAGGCTGGACCTTCGAACCGTGGCGCGGCCCGTTCTACCCCGCCGGGCTCGCGCACAAACGCGAGCTCGAATATGCCGGCCAGCATCTGACCGGGATCGAGATCAACGGCACCTATTATGGCAGCCAGAAACCCGAAACCTTCGCCAACTGGGCCGCATCGGTCCCCGACGGCTTCAAATTCAGCGTCAAGGCGTCACGTTTCACCACCAATCGCAAGGTTCTGGCCGATGGCGCCGGATCGATCGAGAAATTCTTGACGCAGGGGCTGACGCGGCTCGGCGACCGCCTGGGCCCGATCCACTGGCAGTTCATGGCGACGAAAAAATTCGATCGCGACGATTTCGCCGGCTTCCTCGATCTGCTTCCCGAGACGCAGGACGGGCTGAAGCTGCGCCACGCGATCGAGGTCCGCGACGAAAGCTTCCGCGATCCCGCCTTTGTCGACATGGTGCGCGAACGGAACATGGCGATCGTCTATGCCGACAGCGACGAATTTCCGTGCATCGACGAACAGACCGCCGATTTCACCTATGCGCGGCTTCAGCGCAGCCAGGAGGATGTCGAAACGGGCTATGACGCCGAAGCGCTCGACCATTGGGCCAAGCGCGCCAAGGCCTGGGCAGAGGGGGACCGCGACGTCTATCTCTTCTTCATATCGGGCGCGAAGGTTCGCAACCCGGCAGCAGCGCAGGCGCTGATCGCGAAGCTGGCGGAATGA
- the purL gene encoding phosphoribosylformylglycinamidine synthase subunit PurL, with protein sequence MTQTAPAPASVITPEIVAEHGLSPEEYDRVLAALGREPNLVELGIFSVMWSEHCSYKSSRLHLKKLPTEAPWVICGPGENAGVIDIGEGPDGKKLAAIFKMESHNHPSYIEPYQGAATGVGGILRDVFTMGARPVANLNALRFGRPDHPKMKHLISGVVHGIGGYGNCVGVPTVGGEVNFHKAYDGNILVNAMTVGVAEQDKIFYSAASGVGNPIVYVGSKTGRDGIHGATMASADFGEDAEEKRPTVQVGDPFTEKLLIEACLELMASDAIVAIQDMGAAGLTSSSVEMASKGGVGLHLKMDDVPQRETGMSAYEMMLSESQERMLMVLKPGREDFAAAIFHKWELDFAVIGTVTDTGRMVLEHHGEIVCDIPLAPLADDAPLYDRPHVPTPKQPELTNVPETTDVAADLKTLMGTPDIASRRWIWEQYDSQVGADTVQTGGDAALVRIHGTNRALAMSTDCTPRYCYADPVEGGKQAVAETWRNISAVGATPLAITNCLNFANPQRPEIMGQIVGCLDGMAQACIALDYPIVSGNVSLYNESKATGGGSAILPTPAIGGVGVIEDWNKAVGIGFKRTGDIILAVGERAGHLGQSVWLREIHGREEGPPPEVNLRCEKRTGDFIRGAINAGWITACHDVSDGGMAVTLAEMALKSNIGVLVSEEQPFGVAESFFGEDQGLYLVTVCDTCLADFLDAAGRADVPVDPVGRTIKDRIVFELEGSDHQVTLAELREAHEGFFPKLMGADAALA encoded by the coding sequence ATGACTCAGACCGCACCCGCGCCCGCCTCCGTCATCACCCCCGAGATCGTCGCCGAACACGGCCTGTCTCCGGAAGAATATGATCGCGTCCTCGCCGCGCTCGGGCGCGAACCGAACCTTGTCGAACTCGGCATCTTTTCGGTCATGTGGTCCGAGCATTGCAGTTATAAAAGCTCACGCCTCCATTTGAAGAAGCTCCCGACCGAGGCGCCGTGGGTGATCTGCGGTCCCGGCGAGAATGCCGGCGTCATCGACATCGGCGAAGGGCCGGACGGCAAGAAGCTGGCCGCGATCTTCAAGATGGAGAGCCACAACCACCCCTCCTACATCGAACCCTATCAGGGTGCGGCAACTGGGGTCGGGGGCATTTTGCGCGACGTGTTCACTATGGGGGCGCGTCCGGTCGCGAATTTGAACGCGCTGCGTTTCGGCCGCCCCGACCATCCGAAGATGAAGCATCTCATCTCGGGCGTCGTCCACGGTATCGGCGGTTACGGCAATTGCGTCGGCGTCCCCACCGTCGGCGGCGAGGTCAATTTCCACAAGGCCTATGACGGCAATATCCTGGTCAATGCGATGACCGTCGGCGTTGCCGAGCAGGACAAGATTTTCTATTCGGCCGCATCGGGCGTCGGCAATCCGATCGTCTATGTCGGCTCGAAAACCGGCCGCGACGGCATCCACGGGGCGACGATGGCGAGCGCGGACTTCGGCGAGGATGCCGAGGAAAAACGCCCGACGGTGCAGGTCGGCGACCCCTTCACCGAAAAATTGCTGATCGAGGCGTGCCTCGAGCTGATGGCGTCGGACGCGATCGTTGCGATTCAGGATATGGGCGCCGCGGGCCTCACCAGCTCGTCGGTCGAGATGGCGTCGAAGGGCGGCGTCGGCCTCCACCTCAAGATGGACGATGTGCCGCAGCGCGAAACGGGCATGTCCGCCTATGAGATGATGCTGTCCGAATCGCAGGAACGCATGCTGATGGTGCTGAAGCCCGGCCGCGAGGATTTCGCCGCCGCGATCTTCCACAAATGGGAACTCGACTTCGCGGTCATCGGCACCGTCACCGATACGGGGCGCATGGTGCTGGAGCATCATGGTGAGATCGTCTGCGACATCCCGCTCGCCCCGCTCGCCGACGATGCGCCGCTCTATGACCGCCCGCACGTTCCGACCCCGAAGCAGCCCGAACTGACCAACGTCCCCGAGACGACGGACGTCGCCGCCGACCTCAAGACGTTGATGGGCACCCCCGACATCGCCAGCCGCCGCTGGATCTGGGAGCAATATGACAGCCAGGTCGGCGCCGACACGGTGCAGACCGGCGGCGACGCCGCGCTCGTCCGCATTCACGGCACCAATCGCGCGCTCGCGATGAGCACCGACTGCACCCCGCGCTATTGCTACGCCGACCCGGTCGAGGGCGGCAAGCAGGCGGTCGCCGAAACCTGGCGCAACATCAGCGCGGTCGGCGCCACCCCGCTCGCGATCACCAACTGCCTGAACTTCGCGAACCCACAGCGCCCCGAGATCATGGGCCAGATCGTCGGCTGCCTTGACGGCATGGCGCAGGCCTGCATCGCGCTCGACTATCCGATCGTCTCGGGCAACGTCAGCCTCTATAATGAGAGCAAGGCGACCGGCGGCGGCAGCGCGATCCTGCCGACCCCCGCGATCGGCGGCGTCGGCGTGATCGAGGATTGGAACAAGGCGGTCGGCATCGGCTTCAAGCGCACCGGCGACATCATATTAGCCGTTGGGGAGCGCGCCGGACACCTCGGCCAGTCGGTGTGGCTGCGCGAAATCCACGGCCGCGAAGAAGGCCCGCCGCCCGAGGTGAACCTCCGCTGCGAAAAGCGCACTGGCGACTTCATCCGCGGCGCGATCAACGCCGGCTGGATCACCGCCTGCCACGACGTGTCCGACGGCGGCATGGCGGTGACGCTTGCCGAAATGGCGCTGAAATCGAACATCGGCGTGCTGGTCAGCGAAGAACAGCCCTTCGGCGTCGCCGAAAGCTTTTTTGGCGAGGATCAGGGCCTTTATCTCGTCACCGTCTGCGACACCTGCCTCGCCGACTTCCTCGACGCCGCGGGGCGCGCCGACGTGCCGGTCGACCCGGTGGGCCGCACGATCAAGGACCGCATCGTCTTCGAACTGGAGGGCAGCGACCATCAGGTGACGCTGGCGGAACTTCGCGAAGCGCATGAGGGTTTCTTCCCGAAGCTGATGGGAGCCGACGCGGCACTCGCCTGA
- a CDS encoding exodeoxyribonuclease VII small subunit translates to MTDTPETAAAPALASLSFEAAMGELETIVRRLESGDVSLEESVALYERGHALRGHCEARLAAAQARIEQVSLGADGRPAGTTPFGES, encoded by the coding sequence ATGACGGATACCCCCGAAACCGCTGCCGCCCCCGCTCTTGCGTCCCTGTCGTTCGAGGCTGCGATGGGCGAGCTCGAAACGATCGTGCGGCGGCTGGAGAGCGGCGACGTCAGCCTCGAGGAATCGGTGGCGCTTTACGAGCGCGGCCACGCGCTGCGCGGCCATTGCGAGGCTCGGCTCGCCGCGGCGCAGGCGCGGATCGAACAGGTCAGCCTGGGCGCCGACGGCCGGCCGGCGGGAACCACCCCCTTCGGTGAAAGCTGA